The Lactobacillus sp. ESL0680 genome has a segment encoding these proteins:
- a CDS encoding Asp23/Gls24 family envelope stress response protein: protein MTQTNSNQEIKGELKYDSKVIQKIIGIALSGIKGLLTVDGGFFSNLTDKIVNNNDVTTGVNVEVGKTQVAVDIDIVAEYGVQITKLYDQIKERIYNKVKEMTGLDTVEVNVTVVDIKTQEQHQKDSVSLQDRITGANKTTKDKHDNQKDNHKTEDNDKKDRVK, encoded by the coding sequence ATGACACAAACAAATTCAAATCAAGAAATTAAGGGCGAGTTAAAATATGATTCTAAAGTGATTCAAAAAATCATCGGTATTGCCTTATCAGGCATCAAAGGACTATTAACTGTCGACGGCGGCTTCTTCTCCAATTTAACTGATAAAATTGTTAATAATAATGACGTTACAACCGGCGTCAACGTCGAAGTTGGCAAGACACAAGTTGCCGTTGATATTGATATTGTTGCAGAATATGGCGTACAAATTACTAAATTATACGACCAAATCAAAGAAAGAATTTACAATAAAGTCAAAGAAATGACTGGTCTTGATACTGTCGAAGTTAACGTCACTGTTGTTGACATTAAAACTCAGGAACAACATCAAAAAGATTCTGTCAGTCTGCAAGATCGGATAACAGGCGCAAATAAAACGACTAAAGACAAGCATGATAATCAAAAAGATAACCATAAAACAGAAGACAACGACAAAAAAGACAGAGTAAAATAA
- a CDS encoding ABC transporter ATP-binding protein/permease, with protein MLQLKDLRKSYHVGDTVTHALDDVSISFRDQEFVAILGPSGSGKTTMLNVIGGLDRYDSGDLIINGKSTKNFKETDWDAYRNNSVGFVFQNYNLISHLSIIANVELGMNLSGVPTNERHKRAIEALTEVGLKEHINKKPNQLSGGQMQRVAIARALANDPDILLCDEPTGALDTETSEQIMQLIKRVSKDRLVIMVTHNPELAKEYASRIVNFQDGKILDDSDPYEPKDEQDTFKLKRTKMSYWNAIKLSFTNIMTKKGRTTLTAFASSIGIISIAIVLALSNGFQKQIDTTMSKALAKYPVSISQTATNASSTKDDDSDKNVKNRGYITAKESELQSSTHQNKITPQYIDYVKKINPDYANNISYQRGVNLNLLAKDGSKIKRVKFSTIATSATSAQETALAEVQESSGFGSAVFPTTLKSGKTSFLKDNYQLLNGSWPKKATDLILVTDNKDTVNINVFKNLGFKIKNGDKLPFKKLIGKKYKIINNDDYYQKLPTGMFIPQKADASMYNKSKTTLRVVGIIRPKNKDSLSLLSPGITYSDQLTQDIIKANENSAIVKAQKKSNQNVMTGQNMSSTEKKQMMQTIGGSTLPMGIMIYPNNFDSKDKVLDYLDKWNKGKSKKNKIIYTDMSSAVTSMTGGLLSGITTVLVAFAAISLVTSMIMIGILTYTSVLERTKEIGVLKALGARKKDITRVFDAETFILGIFSGVLGIAIAYLLTIPINSILYNITDLTNVAQLNPMHALILIIISTILTLLGGHLPARMAAKKDAAIALRSE; from the coding sequence ATGCTGCAATTAAAAGATTTACGTAAATCCTACCATGTAGGTGATACTGTCACACATGCACTTGACGATGTTTCGATTTCATTTCGCGATCAAGAATTTGTCGCCATTTTAGGTCCAAGTGGTTCTGGTAAAACAACCATGTTGAACGTCATCGGCGGACTTGACCGTTATGACTCCGGTGACCTGATTATCAACGGCAAGTCAACCAAGAATTTTAAAGAAACAGACTGGGATGCATACCGGAACAACTCTGTTGGGTTCGTTTTTCAAAATTATAATTTAATCTCACACTTATCAATTATTGCCAACGTTGAACTGGGCATGAATTTATCAGGTGTGCCAACTAACGAACGCCACAAGCGGGCAATTGAGGCTTTAACAGAAGTTGGTCTGAAGGAACATATTAATAAGAAGCCTAACCAATTATCCGGCGGGCAAATGCAACGTGTAGCAATTGCCCGGGCCTTAGCCAACGATCCCGATATTTTGCTCTGTGACGAGCCGACTGGAGCTCTCGATACCGAAACTTCTGAGCAAATCATGCAGTTAATTAAGCGCGTTTCTAAAGACCGGCTAGTTATCATGGTTACCCACAACCCAGAACTAGCTAAAGAATATGCTTCCAGAATTGTTAATTTCCAAGACGGTAAGATTCTTGACGACTCTGATCCTTATGAGCCTAAAGATGAGCAGGACACTTTCAAGCTTAAACGCACCAAAATGTCTTATTGGAACGCAATTAAATTGAGTTTTACCAATATTATGACCAAAAAAGGCCGGACTACATTGACCGCCTTTGCTTCAAGTATCGGTATCATTTCAATCGCAATTGTTTTGGCGCTGTCAAATGGTTTTCAAAAGCAAATCGACACTACAATGAGCAAGGCGCTGGCTAAATATCCTGTTTCAATTAGTCAAACGGCAACTAATGCCTCAAGCACTAAAGACGACGATTCTGATAAAAACGTCAAGAACCGCGGCTATATTACTGCCAAAGAAAGTGAACTGCAATCGTCCACACACCAAAACAAGATCACGCCCCAATATATTGACTACGTCAAAAAAATAAATCCAGACTACGCCAATAATATTTCTTACCAACGCGGCGTTAATTTGAATTTATTAGCCAAAGACGGTAGTAAAATCAAACGCGTTAAGTTCTCTACGATTGCCACTAGCGCCACCAGCGCACAAGAAACTGCCTTGGCAGAAGTTCAGGAAAGCAGCGGCTTCGGCTCTGCAGTCTTCCCAACAACTCTTAAATCTGGTAAGACCTCATTCTTGAAGGACAATTACCAATTACTTAATGGTTCTTGGCCAAAGAAGGCAACTGACCTAATCCTAGTAACCGACAATAAAGACACCGTCAACATCAATGTCTTTAAGAACTTGGGCTTCAAAATTAAAAATGGCGACAAATTGCCATTTAAGAAGCTGATTGGCAAAAAGTACAAAATTATTAACAACGATGATTACTACCAAAAGTTGCCAACAGGAATGTTCATTCCGCAAAAAGCTGACGCTTCAATGTACAACAAGAGTAAAACAACATTGCGGGTTGTCGGAATTATCCGGCCGAAAAACAAAGACTCACTGTCCCTGCTTTCTCCCGGAATTACCTACAGCGACCAGTTAACCCAAGACATCATCAAAGCAAATGAAAATTCTGCCATTGTTAAGGCCCAAAAGAAATCTAACCAAAACGTGATGACTGGACAAAACATGAGCTCAACTGAAAAGAAGCAAATGATGCAAACCATCGGTGGCTCTACTTTGCCAATGGGTATCATGATTTATCCAAATAACTTTGATTCCAAAGACAAGGTTTTAGATTATCTCGACAAGTGGAATAAGGGTAAGAGCAAGAAGAATAAGATTATTTATACCGATATGTCTAGTGCCGTTACCTCAATGACTGGTGGTCTGCTCAGCGGAATTACCACGGTTCTTGTTGCCTTTGCCGCAATTTCACTAGTCACTTCAATGATTATGATCGGAATTTTAACTTACACTTCTGTTCTTGAGCGAACTAAAGAAATTGGTGTTCTTAAGGCTTTAGGAGCCCGTAAGAAGGATATTACACGTGTATTTGATGCCGAAACATTTATTTTAGGAATTTTCTCAGGAGTCTTGGGAATTGCGATTGCCTACCTACTGACCATTCCAATTAACAGCATCCTTTATAACATCACCGACTTAACAAATGTAGCGCAGCTTAACCCAATGCATGCATTAATCCTAATCATTATTTCAACGATTTTGACTTTACTTGGTGGTCATCTCCCTGCACGAATGGCAGCTAAGAAAGACGCCGCAATTGCATTAAGAAGTGAATAA
- a CDS encoding helix-turn-helix transcriptional regulator → MKFGEHLKQARITRHLTQEEVAEDFFVSRQTISSWENEKTYPDMSSLIKLSDYYQISLDTLLKEDSGMREYLEKKNVAQELKNIKKYLELIDSIILIVCLAKMLDVIKLHGFFLLLILIQIPLVKAIRHINDFNNLNNLGIESKYHQFFKKHGWLEYLIFIIIPLMQLGANLLHDPKSDHLIDIIGAIMEILILWLFAYIFNKKHNY, encoded by the coding sequence ATGAAATTTGGTGAACACTTAAAGCAAGCGCGAATTACGCGCCATTTAACTCAAGAAGAAGTTGCTGAAGACTTCTTCGTCAGCAGGCAGACCATTTCTAGTTGGGAAAACGAAAAGACTTACCCTGACATGTCTAGTCTAATTAAATTAAGTGACTACTACCAAATTTCTCTTGATACCTTATTAAAGGAGGATTCAGGCATGCGTGAATATTTAGAAAAAAAGAATGTTGCCCAAGAATTAAAAAATATCAAAAAATATTTAGAGTTGATCGATTCAATAATATTAATTGTTTGTTTAGCCAAGATGCTTGATGTTATTAAACTTCATGGCTTCTTCTTGCTGCTAATATTAATTCAAATTCCTTTAGTAAAGGCTATTAGACATATCAATGATTTTAATAACTTAAACAATTTAGGGATCGAATCAAAGTATCACCAATTCTTTAAAAAACATGGTTGGCTAGAATATCTTATTTTTATAATAATACCTTTAATGCAATTAGGTGCTAACTTATTACATGATCCCAAATCAGACCATCTAATAGATATAATTGGTGCAATTATGGAGATACTGATACTTTGGTTGTTTGCTTACATATTCAACAAAAAGCACAATTATTAA
- the amaP gene encoding alkaline shock response membrane anchor protein AmaP translates to MKRSKKWLSILCLILILPLPAYLLWQNSGFWQKYLQLKLPPIGKLNPIFTWYLIAVSAIMVVSLIISLLILLFWPTQRSFNLIPKQSGQVKVTSKAVNGFILSSLNDLPYLNNAKVDSKLTKRHIKITVSGDLGAGENVANLLEDYLQKVKVDLKQLLGIEQKPKIRIKFTNYHNGEVPEKRVQ, encoded by the coding sequence TTGAAACGCAGCAAAAAATGGCTATCAATCTTATGCCTAATACTCATTTTACCTTTGCCAGCCTATCTTTTATGGCAAAATAGCGGCTTCTGGCAAAAATATTTACAGCTAAAATTACCACCAATCGGTAAGCTTAATCCCATCTTTACTTGGTACTTAATTGCCGTTAGTGCCATTATGGTTGTTAGTTTAATTATTAGCTTATTAATTTTGCTTTTTTGGCCAACACAACGGAGTTTTAATTTAATTCCTAAACAAAGTGGACAAGTAAAAGTCACCAGTAAAGCCGTCAACGGCTTTATCTTGAGCTCGTTAAATGACCTCCCCTACTTAAACAATGCCAAAGTTGATTCCAAATTGACTAAACGTCATATCAAAATCACGGTCAGTGGTGATCTTGGAGCTGGTGAAAACGTAGCTAATTTGCTTGAAGATTACCTTCAAAAAGTAAAAGTCGACCTCAAGCAACTATTAGGAATTGAACAGAAACCCAAAATTAGAATTAAATTTACTAACTACCATAACGGCGAAGTGCCCGAGAAGCGCGTTCAGTAA
- a CDS encoding adenylyl-sulfate kinase, producing MKSKVLVVSGVTASGKTTLINQLSKLYSSSKVLSFDDYDIDQLPNAPEPTVPLKDAINQYDISELMRDFRKIYNTVPLILLDFPFGYCYKVLKPYIDWVVYIKTPLDVAFARQIIRDDQNKTAAEIIAWAKIYLSTVRPLYVDNQEYIAKSADLVLDGMQSLEKEISEVKQLIE from the coding sequence ATGAAAAGTAAAGTACTTGTAGTCAGTGGTGTAACCGCAAGTGGAAAAACTACATTAATTAATCAATTAAGCAAGTTATATTCATCTAGCAAAGTTCTTTCATTTGATGATTATGATATCGATCAGTTACCCAATGCACCAGAACCAACAGTACCATTAAAAGATGCTATAAATCAGTACGATATTAGCGAATTGATGAGGGACTTTAGAAAAATATATAATACTGTACCTCTAATTTTGCTTGATTTTCCTTTTGGTTATTGTTATAAGGTTTTAAAGCCGTATATAGATTGGGTAGTTTATATTAAAACGCCATTAGACGTTGCTTTTGCAAGGCAGATAATTCGTGATGATCAAAATAAAACTGCAGCAGAAATAATTGCTTGGGCTAAGATATATTTGTCAACGGTTAGGCCATTATATGTTGATAATCAAGAGTATATTGCAAAGAGTGCAGACTTAGTACTAGACGGTATGCAATCTTTGGAAAAGGAAATTAGTGAAGTTAAGCAACTAATTGAATAG
- a CDS encoding DUF2087 domain-containing protein, with the protein MNEQEKAQLQRYLDQNGFVKTWPGKANKRQLILKYLASKFEINHEYSEPDVNLILRKYVDDYVTRRRDLVEAHLLERTDDGSSYWLNSEK; encoded by the coding sequence ATGAACGAACAAGAAAAAGCACAACTGCAACGCTATTTAGATCAAAATGGTTTCGTTAAAACTTGGCCCGGAAAAGCCAATAAACGCCAGTTGATTTTGAAATACCTGGCTAGCAAATTTGAAATTAATCATGAATATTCAGAACCAGACGTCAATCTAATTCTTCGCAAATATGTCGACGACTATGTCACTCGCAGACGTGACTTGGTTGAAGCACATTTGTTAGAGCGAACAGATGACGGCAGTAGTTATTGGCTTAATTCAGAAAAATAA
- a CDS encoding helix-turn-helix transcriptional regulator: protein MRFGEHLKQVRLAKNLTQEEVAEDFFVSRQTISSWENEKTYPDMASLIKLSDYYQISLDTLLKEDSGLREYLEKQDVITKLKPIKRYLTLTAFTLAIFWLLEFNGLIHLHLFNLLLFAITFFVISALTRLNEFDQSSCLGLRYHWQKYFDIHLTFNRIMMIGIAIILTGITISRIRTIDFGIPDTAYLIGYVTGVISRSLFFALFITKFYQQCL, encoded by the coding sequence ATGAGATTTGGTGAACATTTAAAACAAGTTAGGCTTGCAAAAAATTTAACACAAGAAGAAGTTGCTGAAGACTTTTTTGTTAGCAGACAAACTATTTCCAGTTGGGAAAACGAAAAAACCTATCCTGACATGGCTAGTCTAATCAAATTAAGTGACTATTATCAAATTTCTCTTGATACCTTATTAAAAGAAGATTCAGGCTTGCGCGAATATTTAGAAAAGCAAGATGTTATCACAAAATTAAAGCCAATTAAACGCTACTTAACACTTACTGCCTTTACTTTAGCAATCTTTTGGCTGCTTGAATTTAACGGCTTAATTCACCTCCATCTATTCAATCTATTACTATTTGCCATAACATTTTTTGTTATTTCTGCCCTGACACGCTTAAACGAATTTGACCAATCTAGTTGCCTCGGCTTGCGGTATCATTGGCAAAAATATTTTGATATTCACTTAACATTTAATCGAATAATGATGATAGGTATTGCCATCATTTTGACTGGAATTACTATTTCACGCATTCGTACAATTGACTTTGGCATTCCTGATACGGCATATTTAATCGGTTATGTTACAGGAGTAATATCACGTTCGTTATTTTTCGCTTTATTTATTACTAAATTCTATCAACAATGCCTTTAA
- a CDS encoding glucosamine-6-phosphate deaminase, producing the protein MKIITTKDTIQGSVEAFKIFKDEIANGAKVLGLATGSTPVTLYQELTASSLDTSNLISINLDEYVGLTPDNDQSYHYFMQKHLFDKKPFKKTYLPDGIKAIDDPEGAAADYNKIIAENPIDIQLLGIGQNGHIAFNEPGTPFDSITHEVKLTANTIKANSRFFANIDDVPKSAICMGIANIMSAKKIILLAFGDSKAKAIKAMISGPVTEDVPASVLQRHPNVTVIVDQAAASELTK; encoded by the coding sequence ATGAAAATAATTACAACAAAAGACACTATCCAAGGCAGTGTTGAAGCTTTCAAAATTTTTAAAGATGAAATTGCAAATGGTGCTAAAGTACTCGGTCTTGCTACTGGTTCTACTCCAGTAACTTTATACCAGGAACTGACAGCAAGTAGCCTTGATACCAGTAACTTAATCAGTATCAACTTGGACGAATATGTCGGCCTAACTCCTGATAACGACCAAAGTTACCACTACTTCATGCAAAAACATCTCTTTGACAAAAAGCCATTTAAAAAGACTTATCTTCCTGATGGCATTAAGGCTATTGATGACCCAGAAGGTGCTGCAGCTGATTACAACAAGATCATTGCCGAAAACCCAATCGACATCCAACTTTTAGGAATTGGTCAAAACGGTCACATTGCTTTTAATGAACCTGGAACCCCATTTGATTCAATTACTCATGAAGTAAAATTGACCGCTAACACAATCAAAGCAAATTCTCGGTTTTTCGCTAATATTGATGATGTTCCCAAATCTGCTATTTGCATGGGAATTGCTAACATTATGTCAGCCAAAAAAATCATACTGCTGGCTTTTGGCGACAGCAAAGCCAAAGCAATCAAGGCAATGATTTCGGGTCCTGTCACAGAAGATGTACCCGCATCGGTTTTGCAACGACACCCTAACGTTACCGTGATTGTTGACCAAGCTGCTGCAAGTGAACTAACTAAATAA
- a CDS encoding DUF2273 domain-containing protein: MKEILQNHLPEISGATIGLLLAFCFLWLGFFKTIFVIVMLICGLIAGHFWPLLKKLMNK; encoded by the coding sequence ATGAAAGAAATTTTGCAGAATCACCTTCCAGAAATAAGTGGCGCTACAATTGGGCTGCTTTTAGCATTTTGCTTTTTGTGGCTAGGCTTTTTTAAAACAATTTTTGTAATTGTAATGCTAATTTGCGGTTTAATAGCCGGACACTTTTGGCCGCTACTAAAAAAGCTAATGAACAAGTAA
- a CDS encoding CPBP family intramembrane glutamic endopeptidase has protein sequence MVSELTIKKWHFCQTLIQSIILLAVLILELVKQHFSLANKALTSWILILILAILSCLQFTLLKKKQNPHRRLVQFNYYWESFSITLSLQLTLYLIIIILNKYHILTNTFWIALATLYSLIMYIPMAKLALSKIKSTWGRILFPASIMFSLLLSAPDTFTYTKKIADWLIILNTSGFSGGIIFVIIMLIAMHNWGFQVPNWRISKRASKAIIGIILLFIIVKCLFNGFNASESWTSILTSWDFHLAKSITIPIFDSIKAGFAEEWLMRFCVLNLLLRYFKNYHNQILWAVLSDGLIFGLLHSTNFLNQSASATLQQMLGACCAGFVFAAIYLYSDSILISMGYHALYDTAMAITAGSLTMTSPSAFDWQETILLAIIDIIFAYFLISGSRKDTIEYNLRCRKL, from the coding sequence ATGGTTTCAGAATTAACTATTAAAAAATGGCATTTTTGCCAAACCTTAATACAATCAATTATTTTATTAGCAGTTCTTATTTTAGAACTAGTCAAGCAGCATTTTTCCTTAGCAAACAAAGCCTTGACATCATGGATACTCATCCTAATTTTAGCAATTCTTAGCTGCCTACAATTTACATTATTAAAAAAGAAACAAAATCCCCATCGTCGACTAGTCCAATTTAATTATTACTGGGAGAGCTTCAGTATTACATTATCGCTCCAGCTCACATTGTATTTAATAATCATAATCTTAAATAAATATCATATCCTAACTAATACTTTTTGGATTGCATTGGCTACCCTGTATTCACTTATCATGTATATTCCAATGGCTAAACTAGCACTAAGCAAAATCAAAAGTACTTGGGGACGAATTTTATTTCCAGCCTCTATTATGTTTTCACTTTTGCTCTCTGCACCAGATACCTTTACATATACTAAAAAAATTGCAGATTGGTTAATAATTCTTAATACTTCCGGATTCAGCGGCGGAATAATTTTTGTCATCATTATGTTAATCGCGATGCACAATTGGGGATTTCAGGTGCCAAATTGGCGCATTAGTAAACGAGCCTCTAAAGCAATTATTGGAATTATTCTGTTATTCATCATTGTTAAGTGCCTATTTAATGGCTTCAATGCTAGTGAATCCTGGACAAGTATTTTAACCTCATGGGACTTCCACCTAGCAAAGTCGATAACAATTCCTATTTTCGATTCTATTAAAGCCGGGTTTGCCGAAGAATGGCTAATGCGCTTTTGTGTTTTAAATTTATTACTACGATATTTTAAAAACTATCACAATCAAATTCTCTGGGCCGTTTTAAGTGATGGGCTAATTTTTGGCTTATTACATTCAACAAACTTTCTTAACCAATCTGCTTCTGCCACCTTGCAGCAAATGCTGGGCGCTTGTTGTGCTGGCTTTGTTTTTGCGGCAATCTATTTATACTCTGACTCGATCTTAATCAGTATGGGTTATCACGCCCTATACGATACTGCAATGGCAATCACAGCAGGTTCACTAACAATGACTTCACCTTCTGCTTTCGATTGGCAAGAAACTATTCTATTAGCAATCATTGATATTATTTTTGCTTACTTTTTAATTTCCGGCTCACGAAAAGATACAATTGAGTATAATTTAAGATGTAGAAAATTATGA